From Lycium ferocissimum isolate CSIRO_LF1 chromosome 12, AGI_CSIRO_Lferr_CH_V1, whole genome shotgun sequence, one genomic window encodes:
- the LOC132040305 gene encoding disease resistance protein RPP13-like, translating to MVHVAVSSLIRTVKQLLKRSPLGVSDETIKLWESVLDSLEYISKFIVETSKRRQDSEKIKELERKIRAAADETKCMIGLKIYEFNLLEGSEVGTGSQGLCKTLLPIVEKFDAFKRELSGSSFDANEDLQSSRHVANPNIENVAVGLEDDLMKIMRRVKGPPSTREIVFILGMGGIGKTTLAKIAYDHPEIRYRFDIHVWVTVSQEYRIRNLLLCILSCISQVTNKIENETDQTNEIKKQTNDQLMDMI from the coding sequence ATGGTTCATGTTGCTGTGTCTTCGCTCATTCGAACAGTCAAACAACTCTTGAAAAGAAGTCCACTTGGGGTCAGTGATGAAACAATTAAATTGTGGGAATCTGTCCTTGATAGTCTTgaatatatttcaaaatttattgtgGAAACTAGTAAGAGAAGGCAAGATTCTGAAAAGATTAAAGAGTTGGAGAGAAAGATTAGAGCTGCAGCTGATGAAACAAAATGTATGATTGGACTAAAGATATATGAATTTAATCTTCTGGAAGGCTCAGAAGTTGGAACAGGAAGCCAAGGTTTATGCAAAACCTTGCTTCCAATTGTAGAAAAGTTTGATGCTTTCAAGAGGGAGTTGAGCGGAAGCAGTTTTGATGCAAATGAGGATTTACAATCATCTAGACATGTTGCAAATCCGAATATAGAAAATGTCGCTGTGGGTCTTGAAGATGATttgatgaaaatcatgagaagAGTGAAAGGGCCACCATCTACTCGTGAAATAGTCTTTATTTTGGGAATGGGTGGAATAGGTAAGACCACTCTTGCAAAAATTGCATATGATCATCCTGAAATCAGGTATCGCTTTGACATCCATGTTTGGGTGACAGTATCTCAAGAATATCGAATTAGAAATTTGTTGTTGTGCATTCTTTCTTGTATTTCTCAAGTGACAAATAAGATTGAAAATGAGACTGATCAAACAAACGAGATTAAGAAACAGACTAATGATCAGTTGATGGATATGATATAA
- the LOC132041106 gene encoding transmembrane 9 superfamily member 11: MRSFEKFKIWVLLICLVSQLCYGFYLPGSYPHKYGVGDFLNVKVNSLTSIDTELPYSYYSLPFCQPQEGVKDSAENLGELLMGDRIENSPYRFKMYTNETDIFMCQTKPLSGEEFKLLKKRIDEMYQVNLILDNLPAIRYTRKEGYFLRWTGYPVGIKVQDAYYVFNHLKFTVLVHKYEKTNVARVMGTGDGAEVISTVGKGESEAPGYMVVGFEVVPCSVQHAPDSAKNLKMYSKYPTPIKCDPTTVAMAIKENEPVSFTYEVNFVESDIKWPSRWDAYLKMEGAKVHWFSILNSLMVVTFLAGIVLVIFLRTVRRDLTRYEELDKEAQAQMNEELSGWKLVVSDVFRAPSNPSLLCAMVGDGVQILGMGVVTIMFAALGFMSPASRGTLITGMLFFYMILGVAAGYVAVRLWRTIYCGDHKGWVSVSWKAACFFPGIAFLILTILNFLLWGSHSTGAIPFSLFVVLILLWFCISVPLTLVGGYFGAKAPHIEYPVRTNQIPREIPPQKYPSWLLVLGAGTLPFGTLFIELFFIMSSLWMGRVYYVFGFLLIVMILLVVVCAEVSLVLTYMHLCVEDWKWWWKSFFASGSVAIYIFLYSVNYLIFDLKSLSGPVSATLYLGYSLFMVLAIMLATGTVGFLSSFWFVHYLFSSVKFD; the protein is encoded by the coding sequence ATGAGATCTTTTGAGAAATTCAAGATTTGGGTTTTGTTAATCTGCTTGGTATCTCAATTGTGTTATGGGTTTTATCTGCCTGGAAGTTACCCTCACAAATATGGTGTTGGTGATTTCTTGAATGTTAAGGTTAACTCATTGACATCAATTGATACTGAGTTGCCTTATAGTTACTATAGTTTACCTTTTTGTCAACCCCAAGAAGGTGTAaaagatagtgctgagaatctTGGTGAACTTCTTATGGGTGATAGGATTGAGAATTCACCTTATAGGTTTAAGATGTATACTAATGAGACTGACATTTTTATGTGTCAAACTAAACCTTTATCTGGTGAGGAGTTTAAGCTTTTGAAGAAAAGGATTGATGAGATGTATCAAGTGAATTTGATTCTTGATAATTTGCCTGCTATTCGGTATACGAGGAAAGAAGGTTATTTCTTGCGGTGGACGGGGTATCCGGTTGGGATTAAGGTTCAAGATGCGTATTATGTGTTTAATCACTTGAAGTTTACGGTTCTTGTTCATAAGTATGAGAAGACCAATGTGGCTCGGGTTATGGGTACTGGGGACGGAGCGGAGGTGATCTCGACCGTTGGAAAGGGTGAATCCGAGGCGCCCGGTTACATGGTTGTTGGGTTTGAGGTTGTTCCTTGTAGCGTCCAGCATGCTCCTGACTCAGCTAAGAACTTGAAAATGTATAGTAAGTACCCGACTCCGATTAAGTGTGACCCTACAACCGTCGCCATGGCTATTAAAGAAAATGAGCCTGTGTCTTTTACTTATGAGGTGAACTTTGTGGAAAGTGACATCAAGTGGCCGTCGAGATGGGATGCTTATTTGAAGATGGAAGGTGCAAAGGTGCACTGGTTCTCTATCCTTAACTCCCTTATGGTGGTCACTTTCTTGGCTGGAATCGTGCTTGTAATCTTCTTGAGAACTGTGAGGCGGGATCTGACGAGGTACGAGGAACTCGACAAAGAAGCTCAAGCTCAGATGAACGAGGAGTTATCCGGGTGGAAACTTGTGGTGTCTGATGTTTTTAGGGCTCCGAGTAATCCATCGCTTTTGTGTGCGATGGTTGGAGACGGGGTTCAAATCCTAGGGATGGGTGTTGTGACTATCATGTTTGCTGCCCTCGGATTTATGTCCCCGGCTTCTCGTGGAACATTGATTACTGGCATGTTATTCTTCTATATGATTCTTGGTGTTGCAGCTGGTTATGTCGCTGTTCGTCTCTGGAGGACAATCTATTGTGGGGACCACAAGGGTTGGGTTTCGGTCTCGTGGAAGGCGGCTTGTTTCTTCCCTGGAATTGCTTTTCTCATTCTAACCATATTGAACTTCCTGCTATGGGGTAGTCACAGTACAGGGGCCATTCCGTTTTCACTTTTCGTCGTTCTCATTTTACTTTGGTTCTGCATTTCCGTTCCTCTAACCTTAGTTGGTGGTTATTTCGGGGCAAAGGCTCCTCACATAGAATACCCAGTCCGAACCAACCAAATCCCACGTGAAATCCCGCCACAAAAATATCCATCTTGGCTTTTGGTTTTGGGTGCAGGGACCCTTCCTTTCGGTACTCTATTCATCGAGCTCTTCTTCATCATGTCAAGTCTCTGGATGGGTCGTGTGTACTATGTCTTTGGTTTCCTCCTCATTGTCATGATCCTGCTAGTCGTTGTTTGTGCTGAGGTGTCTCTTGTTTTGACCTATATGCATCTTTGTGTGGAGGACTGGAAATGGTGGTGGAAATCTTTCTTTGCCTCTGGATCGGTTGCTATATACATTTTCCTATACTCCGTTAACTATCTAATCTTCGATCTCAAAAGCTTGAGTGGGCCTGTTTCCGCTACCCTTTACCTAGGATATTCCCTCTTCATGGTCCTTGCCATCATGCTCGCAACAGGCACGGTTGGGTTCCTTTCCTCTTTCTGGTTTGTACATTACTTGTTCTCTTCAGTGAAGTTTGATTGA